A window from Scleropages formosus chromosome 17, fSclFor1.1, whole genome shotgun sequence encodes these proteins:
- the LOC108938978 gene encoding 60S ribosomal protein L28 isoform X2, producing MSAHLQWMVIRNCSSFLIKRNGQTYSTEPNNLKSRNSFRFNGLVHRKTVGVEPAADGKGIVVVLKKRAGQRKPVSSYERITINKNSRATLSSLRHIIRKNRYRKDLRMCHPEEPETCGGQEEAYQSCQDCLSEL from the exons atgtcTGCTCATCTGCAGTGGATGGTGATCAGGAACTGCTCCAGCTTTCTCATAAAGAGAAATGGACAGACCTACAGCACT gAACCAAACAACCTGAAGTCCAGAAACTCCTTCCGTTTCAATGGACTTGTGCACAGGAAGACTGTAGGAGTTGAGCCAGCTGCTGATGGCAAAGGGATAGTTGTTGTGCTGAAAAAGCGTGCAG GACAACGTAAACCCGTCTCTTCGTATGAGAGGATCACCATAAACAAGAACTCCCGTGCTACTCTAAGTAGCTTGCGCCACATCATCCGTAAGAATCGCTACAGGAAGGACCTACGTATG TGCCATCCTGAAGAGCCAGAAACCTGTGGTGGTCAAGAAGAAGCGTACCAGAGCTGCCAAGACTGCTTAAGTGAACTGTGA
- the LOC108938978 gene encoding 60S ribosomal protein L28 isoform X1: MSAHLQWMVIRNCSSFLIKRNGQTYSTEPNNLKSRNSFRFNGLVHRKTVGVEPAADGKGIVVVLKKRAGQRKPVSSYERITINKNSRATLSSLRHIIRKNRYRKDLRMAALRRASAILKSQKPVVVKKKRTRAAKTA, from the exons atgtcTGCTCATCTGCAGTGGATGGTGATCAGGAACTGCTCCAGCTTTCTCATAAAGAGAAATGGACAGACCTACAGCACT gAACCAAACAACCTGAAGTCCAGAAACTCCTTCCGTTTCAATGGACTTGTGCACAGGAAGACTGTAGGAGTTGAGCCAGCTGCTGATGGCAAAGGGATAGTTGTTGTGCTGAAAAAGCGTGCAG GACAACGTAAACCCGTCTCTTCGTATGAGAGGATCACCATAAACAAGAACTCCCGTGCTACTCTAAGTAGCTTGCGCCACATCATCCGTAAGAATCGCTACAGGAAGGACCTACGTATG GCTGCTCTGCGCCGGGCCAGTGCCATCCTGAAGAGCCAGAAACCTGTGGTGGTCAAGAAGAAGCGTACCAGAGCTGCCAAGACTGCTTAA
- the pmpca gene encoding mitochondrial-processing peptidase subunit alpha — MAAHVSRFRSWGRVKRYGIAAYRQYSCGGGYPSVSLSTPLPGIPKPVFASVNGQEKYETKITTLENGLTVASQNKFGQFCTVGVLINSGSRHEAKYPSGIAHFLEKLAFSSTAQYGSKDEILLTLEKHGGICDCQTSRDTTMYAVSAEVKGLDTVVSLLSDAVLQPRLLDEEIEMARMAVRFELEDLNMRPDPEPLLTEMIHAAAFRGNTVGLPRFCPPQNLEKVDRTLLHTYLRSYYCPERMVLAGVGIEHEQLVACARKYLLGVTPVWGAGTPANVDKSVAQYTGGIIKTEKDMSDVSLGPTPIPELTHIMIGLESCSFLEDDFIPFAVLNMMMGGGGSFSAGGPGKGMFTRLYLNVLNRHHWMYNATSYHHSYEDSGLLCIHASADPRQVREMVEIITREFIQMSSVAGEMELERAKTQLKSMLMMNLESRPVIFEDVGRQVLATGRRKLPHELCQLISSVTASDIRRVTTRMLRSKPAVAALGDLTELPSYDDIQAALSSKDGRLPRTYRLFR; from the exons ATGGCGGCGCACGTGTCACGATTCCGGAGCTGGGGCCGAGTAAAGCG GTATGGCATTGCAGCTTACAGACAGTACAGTTGTGGTGGTGGATATCCCAGTGTGTCTCTGTCCACGCCCTTACCCGGTATCCCCAAACCCGTCTTTGCGTCTGTGAATGGGCAAGAAAAGTACGAGACAAAAATCACAACTCTGGAAAACGGACTGACAGTTGCCTCACAGAATAAATTTGGGCAGTTCTGCACAGTTGGAG ttttgataAATTCAGGATCTAGGCATGAGGCAAAATATCCCAGTGGAATTGCACACTTTTTGGAGAAACTTGCCTTTTCT TCAACAGCACAGTATGGAAGCAAAGATGAAATTCTCCTTACTCTTGAGAAGCATGGAGGAATCTGTGACTGCCAAACATCCAG GGACACAACCATGTATGCAGTTTCTGCTGAAGTTAAAGGGCTGGACACTGTTGTCAGCCTCCTGTCGGATGCAGTTCTACAACCTCGTCTCTTAG ATGAGGAGATTGAGATGGCCCGCATGGCTGTACGCTTTGAGCTGGAAGATCTTAACATGAGACCAGACCCTGAGCCCCTACTAACAGAAATGATACATGCG GCGGCATTTCGAGGGaacacagtgggtttgcctCGCTTTTGCCCCCCTCAAAACTTGGAGAAGGTTGACCGCACTCTGCTGCATACCTACCTACGCAGCTATTACTGCCCAGAGCGTATGGTGCTTGCAGGCGTTGGCATTGAGCATGAGCAGCTGGTTGCCTGTGCCAGGAAGTATCTGCTGGGAGTAACTCCAGTGTGGGGAGCAGGAACACCTGCAAATGTTGACAAGTCTGTTGCACAGTACACTGGGGGCATCATTAAG ACAGAGAAAGACATGTCAGATGTGAGCTTGGGCCCAACACCCATCCCTGAGCTTACACACATTATGATTGGCTTGGAAAGCTGCTCTTTCCTt GAGGATGACTTCATCCCCTTTGCAGTTCTCAATATGATGATGGGTGGAGGTGGTTCCTTCTCAGCAGGAGGTCCTGGCAAGGGCATGTTCACTCGCCTCTACCTCAATGTGCTCAACAG GCACCACTGGATGTACAATGCAACCTCCTACCATCACAGCTATGAGGACAGTGGTCTGCTCTGCATCCATGCCAGTGCTGACCCTAGACAG GTACGGGAAATGGTGGAGATCATAACAAGAGAGTTTATCCAAATGTCCAGCGTGGCAGGAGAG ATGGAGCTGGAGCGTGCCAAAACACAACTGAAGTCCATGCTAATGATGAATCTGGAGTCACGGCCTGTCATCTTTGAGGATGTGGGCCGACAGGTGCTGGCCACGGGCCGCAGGAAACTCCCACATGAGCTGTGCCAGCTGATCA GCAGTGTAACAGCAAGTGACATCAGAAGAGTGACAACAAGGATGCTGCGCAGCAAGCCAGCAGTAGCAGCACTAGGAGACCTGACAGAGTTGCCCTCATACGATGACATCCAGGCAGCGCTGTCTAGCAAAGACGGGCGTCTTCCTCGCACCTACCGGCTGTTCCGTTAG